From the genome of Candidatus Electrothrix communis, one region includes:
- the secG gene encoding preprotein translocase subunit SecG, translating to MTTLLIITHVLVSFFLIAIVLLQHGKGADIGATFGGSGQSVFGSEGPVPLLNKITTFSAIVFMGTSISLAYISANEHSDSIMKNLPAQETTAPAQKEAPVTIPMPETESQVQLPAPEAEASPAVQEALSEEATASPAVQESEAAEVELPAIEEEPVAEAQNIEVVPAAEEQVAPVEQETETAPEQAE from the coding sequence ATGACGACCTTACTTATTATAACACATGTACTGGTTTCTTTTTTCCTGATTGCCATCGTGCTTTTACAGCACGGCAAAGGAGCAGATATTGGAGCCACCTTTGGCGGTTCCGGCCAGTCAGTTTTTGGATCAGAAGGCCCGGTGCCTCTGCTGAACAAGATAACTACTTTTTCAGCGATTGTTTTTATGGGCACCTCGATTTCTTTGGCCTATATTTCTGCGAATGAGCACAGCGATTCCATTATGAAGAATTTGCCAGCTCAGGAAACGACTGCTCCAGCACAAAAGGAAGCACCGGTTACCATTCCCATGCCGGAAACGGAAAGCCAAGTTCAGCTGCCTGCACCGGAAGCTGAAGCCTCTCCTGCTGTACAGGAAGCTCTTTCAGAAGAAGCAACTGCTTCCCCGGCTGTTCAGGAAAGCGAAGCTGCTGAGGTTGAACTTCCAGCCATAGAAGAAGAGCCGGTAGCTGAAGCGCAGAACATCGAAGTTGTCCCTGCTGCTGAAGAGCAAGTTGCTCCGGTTGAGCAGGAAACGGAAACAGCCCCGGAACAGGCTGAATGA
- the tpiA gene encoding triose-phosphate isomerase yields MTRKPLIAGNWKMYLTRAEAVKLASAVAASCKGLTDREVMIAPAFTSLAAVNEAVSGADAPIRVAAQNVAWEEQGAYTGEISPPMLQDVGVDMVILGHSERRHVFGEDNAMVNRRLVGALQFGLTPILCVGETLEEREQGNTFKTVEEQLKQGLQDVQANQMQQVVVAYEPVWAIGTGKTATKEQAQEVHAFIRNALVTLYEKTLADSVRILYGGSVKPENIDSLMAQPDIDGALVGGAALQAESFARIINFT; encoded by the coding sequence ATGACACGAAAACCGCTGATCGCCGGAAACTGGAAGATGTATCTGACCAGAGCCGAGGCTGTGAAACTTGCTTCGGCGGTTGCCGCTTCCTGCAAGGGCCTGACGGATCGTGAAGTGATGATAGCCCCGGCCTTTACTTCCTTGGCAGCAGTTAACGAGGCTGTATCAGGTGCGGATGCGCCGATCAGAGTTGCGGCCCAGAATGTAGCCTGGGAAGAGCAAGGGGCTTATACCGGAGAGATCTCCCCGCCCATGCTTCAGGATGTGGGGGTAGACATGGTCATTCTCGGGCATTCAGAGCGTCGTCATGTCTTTGGTGAAGATAATGCCATGGTCAACCGCCGCCTGGTAGGTGCCCTGCAATTCGGCCTAACACCCATCCTCTGTGTCGGTGAGACATTAGAGGAACGTGAACAAGGTAACACCTTTAAGACCGTTGAGGAGCAGCTCAAACAAGGCCTGCAAGATGTTCAGGCAAACCAGATGCAACAGGTGGTGGTCGCCTATGAGCCGGTTTGGGCAATTGGGACCGGAAAAACAGCGACCAAAGAGCAGGCCCAAGAAGTCCATGCCTTTATTCGCAACGCTCTTGTTACTTTATACGAAAAAACACTTGCCGACTCTGTCAGGATATTGTATGGTGGCTCGGTCAAACCTGAAAATATTGACAGCCTCATGGCTCAGCCCGATATTGACGGCGCTCTTGTGGGCGGCGCAGCCTTACAAGCCGAGTCTTTTGCTAGGATAATCAATTTTACATGA
- a CDS encoding phosphoglycerate kinase encodes MNTIRDLDITGKRVLIRVDFNVPMNEQGEITDDLRIRTVLPTIQYALEQEAKVILASHMGRPKGQRVEKYSLAPVAKYLSALLDKPVRMAQDCVGPEAESAVAAMNNSDIVLLENLRFHVEEQANDPEFAKQLAALADVYINDAFAVSHRAHASVTGIAENCTEKAAGLLLDKEMSYFHRSVDNPQRPLAAIIGGAKVSGKLEALTNMLNKVDCLLIGGAMANTFLKSQGYSVGTSKVEDDLLDNARQLLVDAKEKGVKVYLPVDVIAADRFAPDAVRKQVTIQDIPESWMALDIGPASVICFSEVLTDAKTIIWNGPMGAFEMDAYARGTMALAHTVASAHALSITGGGDSNAAVRLSGEADNISYMSTGGGAFLMLMEGKDLPGVTALEG; translated from the coding sequence ATGAACACAATTCGTGATCTTGATATCACCGGAAAACGGGTGCTGATTCGGGTCGATTTCAACGTGCCCATGAATGAGCAGGGCGAAATCACCGATGATCTACGGATCCGCACTGTTCTTCCCACGATTCAATACGCCTTGGAGCAAGAGGCAAAGGTCATTCTTGCTTCCCACATGGGGCGGCCCAAGGGCCAACGGGTGGAGAAATACTCCTTGGCACCGGTTGCCAAGTACCTATCCGCTCTTCTCGACAAACCTGTACGCATGGCTCAGGACTGCGTGGGCCCGGAAGCGGAAAGCGCTGTCGCTGCCATGAACAACAGCGATATCGTTTTGCTGGAGAATCTCCGTTTCCATGTTGAAGAACAGGCCAACGACCCAGAATTCGCCAAACAGCTCGCTGCGCTGGCTGATGTCTATATCAATGATGCCTTTGCCGTCTCCCATCGAGCCCATGCTTCGGTGACTGGGATTGCGGAAAACTGCACAGAAAAGGCTGCCGGTTTGCTGTTGGATAAGGAAATGTCCTATTTCCATCGTTCGGTTGATAATCCCCAGCGCCCGCTAGCAGCTATTATCGGCGGGGCCAAGGTCTCGGGCAAGCTGGAAGCGCTAACCAATATGCTGAACAAGGTGGACTGCCTGCTCATCGGCGGGGCCATGGCCAATACCTTTCTTAAAAGTCAGGGATATTCCGTGGGGACCTCCAAGGTGGAGGATGACCTACTGGACAATGCCCGGCAGCTGCTGGTTGATGCCAAGGAAAAAGGCGTTAAAGTCTATCTGCCTGTGGACGTCATTGCTGCGGACCGGTTTGCCCCGGACGCTGTGCGCAAACAGGTCACGATCCAGGATATCCCGGAGAGCTGGATGGCCCTGGATATTGGTCCAGCTTCGGTAATTTGCTTTTCCGAAGTGCTGACTGACGCCAAAACCATCATTTGGAACGGCCCCATGGGTGCCTTTGAGATGGATGCCTATGCCAGAGGAACAATGGCCCTGGCCCATACAGTGGCTTCGGCCCATGCCCTGAGCATCACCGGTGGCGGGGATTCCAATGCTGCTGTACGTTTGTCCGGTGAGGCAGATAATATTTCCTATATGTCCACTGGTGGCGGTGCCTTTCTCATGCTCATGGAAGGCAAGGATCTTCCCGGTGTGACGGCACTGGAAGGATAA
- a CDS encoding glyceraldehyde 3-phosphate dehydrogenase NAD-binding domain-containing protein produces MKLGINGLGRIGKLSLWHHVSRQFFSEIVVNLGRQVGSGLEDIAATIEKDSSYGRLSTYLHGHKGGRVIENLNEAAGTMTVNGIPVTVLREARNPKDIQWQKNNVRIVADTTGAFKDPTADAEEGWGSVRGHLQAGAEKVMVSAPFKIKSKGIDMPEDAITTVMGINDDDYKPEQHSIISAASCTTTCLSYMIKPLMDHFGADRMLTASMVTVHAATGSQKVLDSVPPAGATDLRKNRSILNNIILTTTGAAKALGLVIPEMKGIGFIAESVRIPTSTGSLIVLVLNLQDELENPIKRNLINSIYKDYAESNHYLKYSAGQNVSSDIIGTPEAAAVIESTETHTRTASLKVNLEHLKSCNFEPGQVPPVLEIPMTQAVIYGWYDNELGSYTNMLGDLTVSVAERMV; encoded by the coding sequence ATGAAACTTGGAATCAACGGCCTCGGAAGAATCGGAAAACTTTCACTCTGGCATCATGTTTCCCGACAATTTTTCTCAGAGATTGTTGTCAACCTTGGACGTCAGGTCGGCAGCGGCCTGGAAGACATCGCCGCAACCATTGAAAAGGACTCCTCCTACGGCAGGCTGTCCACGTATCTCCACGGACATAAGGGCGGTCGGGTCATTGAGAACCTGAACGAGGCCGCAGGCACCATGACCGTGAACGGCATTCCGGTCACCGTGCTCCGCGAAGCCCGTAACCCCAAGGATATTCAATGGCAGAAAAATAATGTTCGCATAGTGGCCGACACCACAGGCGCATTCAAAGATCCTACCGCCGATGCCGAGGAAGGTTGGGGCTCAGTACGCGGTCATCTTCAGGCCGGAGCAGAAAAAGTCATGGTCTCTGCCCCCTTTAAGATCAAATCCAAGGGAATTGATATGCCCGAGGATGCGATCACCACGGTGATGGGCATTAATGACGACGATTATAAGCCGGAGCAGCACTCTATTATCTCCGCAGCCTCCTGCACCACCACCTGCCTGTCCTACATGATCAAGCCGCTCATGGATCATTTCGGCGCGGACCGGATGCTCACCGCATCTATGGTCACGGTGCATGCCGCTACAGGCAGCCAGAAAGTCCTGGATTCTGTACCACCAGCCGGGGCCACTGATCTGCGCAAGAACCGCTCCATTCTCAATAATATCATCCTGACCACCACCGGTGCAGCCAAGGCCTTGGGTCTGGTTATCCCGGAGATGAAAGGGATCGGTTTTATTGCCGAGTCTGTCCGTATCCCCACATCCACAGGATCCCTGATCGTGTTGGTGCTCAATCTTCAAGATGAGCTGGAAAACCCGATTAAGCGCAATCTGATCAACAGCATCTATAAAGATTACGCGGAATCAAATCATTACCTCAAGTATTCTGCGGGCCAGAATGTTTCCTCCGATATTATCGGAACCCCAGAAGCTGCTGCGGTGATTGAGTCCACCGAGACCCATACCCGCACCGCCTCCTTGAAGGTCAATCTGGAGCATCTGAAAAGCTGTAATTTTGAGCCGGGTCAGGTTCCGCCTGTCCTGGAAATCCCCATGACCCAGGCAGTCATCTACGGATGGTATGATAACGAACTGGGCAGCTACACCAATATGCTCGGTGACCTGACCGTTTCCGTGGCTGAACGGATGGTGTAG